A region of Arabidopsis thaliana chromosome 5, partial sequence DNA encodes the following proteins:
- a CDS encoding Mitochondrial substrate carrier family protein (Mitochondrial substrate carrier family protein; FUNCTIONS IN: binding; INVOLVED IN: transport, mitochondrial transport, transmembrane transport; LOCATED IN: mitochondrial inner membrane, membrane; EXPRESSED IN: 7 plant structures; EXPRESSED DURING: 7 growth stages; CONTAINS InterPro DOMAIN/s: Mitochondrial carrier protein (InterPro:IPR002067), Mitochondrial substrate carrier (InterPro:IPR001993), Mitochondrial substrate/solute carrier (InterPro:IPR018108); BEST Arabidopsis thaliana protein match is: Mitochondrial substrate carrier family protein (TAIR:AT1G72820.1); Has 1807 Blast hits to 1807 proteins in 277 species: Archae - 0; Bacteria - 0; Metazoa - 736; Fungi - 347; Plants - 385; Viruses - 0; Other Eukaryotes - 339 (source: NCBI BLink).), translated as MSLGALMEEKRRATTSSSSSQVHMSNDIDWQMLDKSRFFFLGAALFSGVSTALYPIVVLKTRQQVSPTRVSCANISLAIARLEGLKGFYKGFGTSLLGTIPARALYMTALEITKSSVGQATVRLGLSDTTSLAVANGAAGLTSAVAAQTVWTPIDIVSQGLMVQGDVSLSKHLPGVMNSCRYRNGFDAFRKILYTDGPRGFYRGFGISILTYAPSNAVWWASYSLAQKSIWSRYKHSYNHKEDAGGSVVVQALSAATASGCSALVTMPVDTIKTRLQVLDAEENGRRRAMTVMQSVKSLMKEGGVGACYRGLGPRWVSMSMSATTMITTYEFLKRLATKKQK; from the coding sequence ATGAGTTTAGGTGCTTtgatggaagagaagagaagagcaacaacttcatcttcttcttctcaggtaCATATGTCAAATGATATAGATTGGCAAATGCTTGATAAATCGAGGTTTTTCTTCCTCGGTGCTGCTCTTTTCTCCGGTGTATCCACTGCTCTTTACCCTATTGTAGTTCTCAAAACAAGGCAACAAGTCTCTCCGACTCGTGTCTCATGTGCCAACATTTCTCTGGCTATTGCTAGACTTGAAGGTCTTAAAGGGTTTTACAAGGGTTTTGGAACATCTTTGCTTGGAACCATCCCGGCTCGTGCTCTCTATATGACTGCTCTAGAGATTACAAAGAGTAGTGTAGGTCAAGCAACTGTTAGGTTAGGATTGTCTGATACTACGTCTTTGGCTGTTGCTAATGGTGCAGCTGGTTTGACCTCGGCTGTGGCTGCCCAGACTGTCTGGACTCCGATTGATATTGTGAGTCAAGGGCTTATGGTTCAAGGCGATGTCTCCTTGAGTAAGCATCTTCCTGGAGTGATGAACTCTTGCAGATACAGAAATGGGTTTGATGCTTTTAGAAAGATTCTTTACACAGATGGACCAAGAGGGTTCTACAGAGGATTTGGGATCTCGATCTTGACTTACGCACCTTCCAACGCGGTTTGGTGGGCGTCTTATTCTTTGGCtcaaaaatcaatttggtCTCGATACAAGCACTCCTACAACCACAAGGAAGATGCTGGTGGCTCAGTGGTGGTTCAAGCGTTGAGTGCAGCTACAGCAAGCGGTTGCTCGGCTTTAGTAACTATGCCAGTAGACACAATCAAGACGCGGTTGCAAGTCTTAGACGCAGAAGAGAACGGGAGGAGACGAGCAATGACAGTGATGCAGTCAGTGAAGAGCTTGATGAAGGAAGGAGGAGTTGGTGCTTGTTACAGAGGATTAGGACCAAGATGGGTCTCAATGTCGATGTCCGCAACAACGATGATCACAACCTACGAGTTCTTGAAGCGCCTAGcaacaaagaagcagaaatga